The Bacteroidales bacterium genome segment GAGTTGTTGAGTGAAGTGTATGAAAACTTTCTTGGAGAACTTACTTCCAAAAAAGCTAAGGGACAATTTTATACCCCATATCCTTTGGTAGAATTAATTTTAAACGATAAACTCCCCACTTCTAAAGATAAAAAAGAATATAATGTTAAAATAATCGATCCCGCGTGTGGGTCAGGTATTTTTTTAGTTGAAGCATATAAAAGACTTATTCGCAGATGGAAGAATGCACATCCTAATGAAAATATATCTTTCACAAATTTAAGAGACATCTTAATAAATAATATTTATGGAATTGAAATAGATCCATTAGCAATCAAGGTGGCTGCATTTAGTCTTTATTTAGCATTAGTAGAGCAGTTAGACCCCAAAACTCTATGGATTAAGAAAGAATATACTCTTCCTTACTTAATAAACAATCCACAAGATGATTCTATTGTAAATAAACAAGGGAATAATTTGTGGTGTAATGATACTATAGGAGAAATAGACACAAACAAATTTGTCAAAGCTGATTTACTAATTGGTAATCCTCCATTTGGAACAGAGGGAATTGATTTGCCTATTAAGAAATACTTGGATAACCGCAAATATGCACAAGAGAAGGTTCTTGCATTTTTAGACAAGGCTATTCAATTTATAAATGATGAAGGGCAAATTGCTTTAATATTCAATACTAAGGTATTGACCAACACAAACAAAAAGTATCAAGAATTTAGAAAATGGTTATTTAATAAAACATATGTAGAGAAAATTTACAATTTATCAATCTTCCGTAAAGCCAAAAAGGATTTTGGAGGGCAACTTTTTAATTCTGCGGTAGTTCCAATTAGTATTGTTTATTATAGGAAAAATACTTCTGAAAATATTTCAGATACGATAGAATATTGTGCTCCCAAAACCTATGTAAAATCTAATGTAATAGATGGTTTAGTCATAGATAGTACTGATATAAAGCATCTCCCTCGATATGAATGCCAAAAGCCTGACACAAAAATCTGGAAGGTTGGGATGTGGGGGAATTTACAAGATTTTAGTTTGATTACAAACTTGAATAACTCTAAATCAACAACCGATTTAAGTACTTACTTTAATCAAAATAATTGGATCTTTGGTGCAGGATTAAACGGAGACAGCGATCATAAAGATTTTGTGCCAACACCTATCATCATTACCAAAGCGATTAGCAGATATTACACTTCTGATAATTTTGCAATACCCAACGATGAGTATTACAGAAAAATCAATGATTCTCTATTTATTCCCCCATTTGTAATATTAAAGAAAGGACAAAAAAACAGACAAGTTACAGCATCTTATGTCGATTATAAAGCATATTGCAAGAGTGGTGCATTTATCATTAATAAGAATGACAAGAATATTGACGATGTAAAAAAAATGTTGGTAACTTTTATCAATTCAAATTTGGCTACATATTATTTATTTCTTTCTTCTTCTTCATGGGGAATTGAGAGAGAGCAGATTTTTTTTAAGGAATACCTCGAACTTCCTTCTTTCTTTTCAAATAGTCAAAACTCGAAAACTATTATCTCATTGTTTGATCAGTTAATTTTCGAATTGAAAAAAGATTTTCCAAATGAAAATTTTATTGAGCAAACAGAAAAAGCAATAAACATAGAATTATATAATGTAATAGGATTGACAACTAAAGAACAAGTGTTAATTCAAGACACATTAGAGTTCAGCCTTGATTTATTTGAACAAGGAGAAAACTCAATAGGCTTTAAACGAACATTAGATACTGAAAATAGAGCATATGCAGATATGCTATGCAATGAATTGAATGATTTTCTTCAGCACTCATCATTCAAGGCTAATGCCGTAATTTTCGATGTTCAATTAAATGACCCTCTTAATTTGGTCATAATATCTTTTGATAGTAAACAAGAAACTGTTCTTAGCAAAAGTGCACAAGAATTATCTCCTGCCTTGAAAATGTTAAATGAGTTTTCATTGCAAGAAAAAGGACAGAACATATATGTAAGAAAGCAATACAAATATTATGATACAAATAAGATATATTTAATAAAACCTAATCAGAAAAGATTTTGGACACGTTCACAGGCTGTTGATGATGCATTGTCGCTGACTATAGAAATTGCAAATATGGGAGGCGATATATGAGTAAAGGAACATTAAATGTATCAATCATAAATTCTTTTAAGCAGGAGTTTGAATGGAGGTGTTTGAACCTACTGATAGATGCCTATACATTCGTAAACTCATGCGATAGTGTAAATATTGATTGTGAAGAAGAGTACATATCAGCAATCTTATTTGACTATATAGATAATTCTCAACAAGCTATTAATTGGAGAATTGATATTACGCCCGAATATCGACTTTATAAAAGCGATATTCTAAAAAAGGCAAAATCTGCAAAGGAGGCTCCAAGAATTGACTTTAGGTTATGTGGTTGGGCAGCTAATTCTAAACTCACTTATTTTGTAGAAGCGAAAAATTTAATTGAAGTTGATTCTCATAAATCAAAACGAAAATCCAAAATTTCAGCAAATAGCCTTCATGCACGTTACATAGAAACTGGTATTGACAATTATTTATCAGGGAAATATCCGCAGAATGGATGCTTGGTTGGTTATATACTTCAGGGTAAAACTGAAAATATAGTATCAATGCTAAACATGTGTTTATGTAACTCGAATAGAAAAACAGAAGTCCTACAGCCTCAAAATTTAAATTCTATGAATTTTGATTCATACTATATTTCTTTCCATAACAATTTTCCTTTTATCAAACATTTAATGTTCGATTTTACTAAAAACTGACAGGCTAATTTATTTTTACGATATTATATTTATTTGGAAATAACCATTTACCCTATGAAGTGGCAACATTGTATCTGAGGTTTGTGATTAAGGGATAGGAGTAAGCAAATTGTTACTATCCTTTTTCTGCGGCTCTATCCGTCGCGGAACAAATAAAATATATCTTTCAACCATAAATTAAATACAATGAATGCTAAAATATATCCGAGAATTAAGGATTCTCAAACTATCTATCTGAATACTGTAATCGACAATCCTAATATTATAGTCGGGGACTACACCGTTTATAACGATTTTGTTGATAATCCGACTTTGTTCGAGAAAAACAATGTACTTTACCATTATCCTATAAACCGTGACCGCTTGATTATCGGTAAGTTTTGCTCGATTGCCTGCGGTGTTAAGTTCATTTTTAATAGTGCAAATCATACTTTAAATTCATTATCAACTTACACTTTTCCTCTTTTTTATGATGAATGGGGATTGGAAAAGGCCGATGTTGCGGAGGCCTGGGATAATAAAGGCGATATTGTTATAGGGAATGACGTGTGGATTGGTTTTGATGCTGTAATCATGGCGGGTGTTCATATTGGAGACGGAGCCATCATAGGGGCAAGAGCCGTTGTTACTAAAGATGTTCCGCCTTATACGATAATGGGCGGCGTTCCGGCTAAAGAGATTCGCAAACGTTTCGATGACGAAACTATTTCGAAGCTACAGAGTCTGAAATGGTGGGATTGGTCTATAGACAAAATCAGAAGGTCTATCCCATTCATAATGAATGCCGATATTACAGAATTGTCGCAAGTATAGTTAATAAATTAAGGATAAAGCTTGAACGTCTTGTTCAAGCTTATTTACTACACCAAATTCATTTTAGCTTTAAACATAAACCATAAAGATAATGTGTGTTTAAGTTCACGGCTTTTTTATAAATTAATTCCGGCCTTTCGTGCTTGCGAATGCTGAAGCCGGCGACTGATATTATATAACTTTCCGTCTTTAATGAACTTGCTTCCTGTTTGTTTGAACTAGAAAGACACGTTTTGTTGCATGCATACGTTATGCAATTCCATCACCCAATCGAAGTTGCACGGACGAGCATTATAGCCCGACTCTCCTCCGGCAACTACTTGTTCTGCCCACGAACCGATATCGTAACCACTGAGATCTATTCGCTCCAAAAGCGGTTCGCAAATAATAATTTTATGTTTTATCGGAGCTTCTTTATAAATAGGCAAACGGTAATCGGCGCGATCTTGAGTTTCAACAGTACAACAAATGGTTACATTATCATATCCGTCGCCCCAATCATCGGGTAAGGACTTTTGCAGACGGTCGATACGTTTGGTAATTATCATAAATCGCAAATCGCTCCGTTGGCGTATCATTTCCCATGCTTCTTTACGCCACACATCAGCATCTTCCAGAAAGAAGTCGGAAGTAAAACAAGTATAAACCAATGTGCCCGAAGGAATCTTATAATCACCGTTGCGTTTCCTTTGTACGGGCAGGT includes the following:
- a CDS encoding SAM-dependent methyltransferase: MSTNFFYKKLGYEHLAKCSEIPISNPEYQELGGIGADKVYFSGDFPAILFKEVKAFDIDALKQIAEIQHKAWNYRKIMFLFVVSDTEIRIYNCYEKPKYIEPDSDYDKELSLYQIFSSTKEDKVNLEILVEIFSRIGVDCGLIWTSDYGIREKVNIQWRIDRFLVKSLVNTAELLNKDINNKEIIHGLLMRSLFILYLEDKGAAQEAGLYEKIKQGAKSYFNILEDVDATYRLFAELQTHFNGNVFPVIENEQQFVTEKHLEKIKACFTDGDISDNPKLFEWRIFNFNFIQIELLSEVYENFLGELTSKKAKGQFYTPYPLVELILNDKLPTSKDKKEYNVKIIDPACGSGIFLVEAYKRLIRRWKNAHPNENISFTNLRDILINNIYGIEIDPLAIKVAAFSLYLALVEQLDPKTLWIKKEYTLPYLINNPQDDSIVNKQGNNLWCNDTIGEIDTNKFVKADLLIGNPPFGTEGIDLPIKKYLDNRKYAQEKVLAFLDKAIQFINDEGQIALIFNTKVLTNTNKKYQEFRKWLFNKTYVEKIYNLSIFRKAKKDFGGQLFNSAVVPISIVYYRKNTSENISDTIEYCAPKTYVKSNVIDGLVIDSTDIKHLPRYECQKPDTKIWKVGMWGNLQDFSLITNLNNSKSTTDLSTYFNQNNWIFGAGLNGDSDHKDFVPTPIIITKAISRYYTSDNFAIPNDEYYRKINDSLFIPPFVILKKGQKNRQVTASYVDYKAYCKSGAFIINKNDKNIDDVKKMLVTFINSNLATYYLFLSSSSWGIEREQIFFKEYLELPSFFSNSQNSKTIISLFDQLIFELKKDFPNENFIEQTEKAINIELYNVIGLTTKEQVLIQDTLEFSLDLFEQGENSIGFKRTLDTENRAYADMLCNELNDFLQHSSFKANAVIFDVQLNDPLNLVIISFDSKQETVLSKSAQELSPALKMLNEFSLQEKGQNIYVRKQYKYYDTNKIYLIKPNQKRFWTRSQAVDDALSLTIEIANMGGDI
- a CDS encoding CatB-related O-acetyltransferase; translation: MNAKIYPRIKDSQTIYLNTVIDNPNIIVGDYTVYNDFVDNPTLFEKNNVLYHYPINRDRLIIGKFCSIACGVKFIFNSANHTLNSLSTYTFPLFYDEWGLEKADVAEAWDNKGDIVIGNDVWIGFDAVIMAGVHIGDGAIIGARAVVTKDVPPYTIMGGVPAKEIRKRFDDETISKLQSLKWWDWSIDKIRRSIPFIMNADITELSQV